One part of the Halobacteria archaeon AArc-dxtr1 genome encodes these proteins:
- a CDS encoding zf-TFIIB domain-containing protein: protein MDDCPRCSAQLERMSLGEVTTIACPRCGYADVPVEHLPEGRENESWHDALHRFYEDSEKSP from the coding sequence ATGGACGACTGTCCACGGTGTTCCGCACAGCTTGAGCGGATGAGCCTCGGGGAGGTGACGACGATCGCGTGCCCTCGCTGTGGATACGCCGACGTGCCGGTCGAACACCTACCTGAGGGGCGAGAGAATGAGTCCTGGCACGATGCGCTACACAGGTTCTACGAAGACAGCGAAAAATCGCCCTAA
- a CDS encoding permease yields MTADQPADGYLFELYRRYIGEPDDRADVYLGFGVFLSGIGLGAAALILFLYGSTFETRSAAYLTWTEPAYAMALLSLPLLMLGIVVLLPSERRVQYTSVAGVAITALAVVGFLYAYPADWNGYGNDYTAEVVAVYAVGLAGLTASTGAALIAHYLDMARTVEAIESEDEEAESYSDEEIRQDIDDAMQDVELSWGGVQKTEHRRLEFSESEFDEVHVGEAATTTRSSGVDAQVAGLKGLKGGDKKTTTSSSTVDDQTAKLRELREKQRAEAAEGPDGAAAVARGWLSSVATRVRSLVSKN; encoded by the coding sequence ATGACAGCAGACCAACCTGCGGATGGCTATCTCTTCGAGCTCTACCGCCGGTATATCGGTGAGCCGGACGATCGGGCCGACGTGTATCTCGGGTTCGGGGTCTTCCTGAGTGGGATCGGACTGGGTGCCGCTGCGCTCATCCTCTTTCTGTACGGAAGCACCTTCGAGACGCGCTCGGCAGCGTATCTCACCTGGACGGAACCGGCGTACGCGATGGCGTTGCTATCGTTGCCACTTCTCATGCTCGGTATCGTCGTCCTGTTGCCGTCCGAGCGGCGAGTGCAGTACACGTCGGTGGCTGGCGTCGCTATCACTGCCCTCGCTGTCGTGGGCTTTCTCTACGCGTATCCGGCCGACTGGAACGGGTACGGAAACGACTATACCGCAGAAGTCGTCGCCGTCTATGCAGTTGGTCTCGCCGGACTGACTGCCTCGACGGGCGCTGCGCTGATCGCTCACTATCTCGATATGGCTCGAACGGTCGAGGCAATCGAGAGCGAGGATGAGGAGGCGGAGTCGTACTCCGACGAAGAGATCCGCCAGGATATCGACGACGCCATGCAGGACGTCGAACTATCTTGGGGTGGCGTCCAGAAGACCGAACACCGGCGTCTCGAGTTCAGCGAGAGCGAGTTCGACGAGGTCCACGTCGGCGAGGCCGCGACGACGACTCGGTCGTCCGGTGTCGACGCACAGGTTGCCGGGCTCAAGGGGCTCAAAGGCGGCGACAAGAAGACGACGACGTCCAGTTCGACGGTTGACGATCAGACCGCAAAGCTTCGCGAACTCCGCGAGAAACAACGCGCGGAGGCAGCCGAGGGTCCCGACGGGGCGGCTGCTGTGGCACGTGGATGGCTCTCTTCGGTGGCAACTCGCGTGCGTTCGCTTGTTTCGAAAAACTGA
- the dph2 gene encoding diphthamide biosynthesis enzyme Dph2, giving the protein MSQESEYTDGDLRNTGMQLKHDREWDYELERIVDAIDERDATKVGLQFPEGLKRRGPSVADDLRELVPDDVTIMLSGQPCYGACDLDTYLMKRTDVFVHFGHSPMKNTDKVIYVPLFSNVAVRPIMEEALETLEAPEETGDVGLVTTAQHMNRYEEMTAFLEDRGYEVHSRRGDDRLTHEGQVLGCNYASADVPADQVLYVGGGKFHPLGLAMEHPDKHVVIADPVNNVVTVADTEKFMKQRYGAVHRAMDAQKWGVIFCTKIGQGRWEIAQDILADNDDAYLITMDEVTPDRLRNFDMDAFVNTGCPRITTDDGPQFHKPMLTPGEYEIAVGNKPLEDLSFDTFHGTW; this is encoded by the coding sequence ATGAGCCAGGAGTCGGAGTACACCGACGGTGACCTCCGAAACACGGGGATGCAGTTGAAACACGACCGGGAGTGGGATTACGAACTCGAGCGCATCGTCGACGCGATCGACGAGCGCGACGCGACCAAGGTCGGCCTTCAGTTTCCGGAGGGACTCAAGCGCCGCGGTCCGTCTGTCGCTGACGACCTCCGCGAACTCGTCCCCGACGACGTGACGATCATGCTCTCGGGCCAGCCGTGTTACGGCGCCTGCGACCTCGACACCTATCTGATGAAGCGTACGGACGTCTTCGTCCACTTCGGCCACTCGCCGATGAAGAACACGGACAAGGTAATCTACGTCCCGCTGTTCTCGAACGTCGCGGTCCGCCCGATTATGGAGGAGGCACTCGAGACGCTCGAGGCCCCCGAGGAAACCGGCGACGTCGGGCTCGTGACGACGGCCCAGCACATGAACCGCTACGAGGAGATGACGGCGTTTCTCGAGGACCGAGGCTACGAAGTTCACAGTCGCCGCGGCGACGACCGCCTCACCCACGAGGGGCAGGTCCTGGGCTGTAACTACGCAAGCGCGGACGTGCCAGCCGACCAGGTGCTCTACGTCGGCGGCGGCAAGTTTCACCCGCTCGGGCTGGCGATGGAACACCCCGACAAGCACGTGGTCATTGCCGACCCCGTCAACAACGTCGTTACAGTCGCTGACACGGAGAAGTTCATGAAACAGCGCTACGGCGCGGTCCACCGCGCGATGGACGCCCAGAAGTGGGGCGTCATCTTCTGTACCAAGATCGGCCAGGGTCGCTGGGAGATCGCCCAGGACATCCTCGCGGACAACGACGACGCATACCTGATCACGATGGACGAGGTCACCCCCGACCGCCTCCGGAACTTCGACATGGACGCGTTCGTCAACACCGGCTGTCCGCGGATCACGACCGACGATGGCCCGCAGTTCCACAAACCGATGCTCACCCCCGGTGAGTACGAAATCGCCGTCGGGAACAAACCCCTCGAGGACCTGTCGTTCGACACCTTCCACGGCACTTGGTGA
- a CDS encoding MBL fold metallo-hydrolase — translation MSTSDWDDWLLRAVEDADPDGVAIWYLGCNGFILKGDEGTTIFVDPYVGLGDPPRTVRMIPVPFDPEDVAEADAVLATHEHTDHVHGPSQAPILANTGAEFYAPDDSLTVAREDESWTDEWDVSEEQFQELSEGETVEIGEFTIHVEPAYDPDATHPVSYVFEHDAGTVFHGGDTKPAEEFERVGETYDIDVGILAFGTVGQIPDKETGEPTRTRWYNDENQIVEAAADLQLDRLVPSHWDMWRGLTSDPKVLHHHAKSFAAPSRLELVEIGDRIDL, via the coding sequence ATGAGCACGAGCGACTGGGACGACTGGCTGCTTCGCGCCGTCGAGGACGCCGATCCGGACGGCGTCGCGATCTGGTATCTCGGCTGTAACGGCTTCATTCTGAAGGGAGACGAGGGGACGACGATCTTCGTCGATCCCTACGTCGGACTCGGCGACCCGCCACGGACGGTCCGGATGATTCCGGTCCCATTCGACCCCGAGGACGTCGCGGAGGCAGACGCCGTCCTCGCCACCCACGAACATACGGATCACGTTCACGGCCCGAGCCAGGCGCCGATTCTCGCGAACACCGGTGCAGAGTTCTACGCACCCGACGACAGTCTGACCGTCGCCCGAGAAGACGAGAGCTGGACCGACGAGTGGGACGTCTCCGAAGAGCAGTTCCAGGAACTTTCGGAGGGGGAGACCGTCGAAATCGGCGAGTTCACGATCCACGTCGAACCCGCCTACGATCCGGACGCAACCCACCCCGTAAGCTACGTGTTCGAACACGACGCCGGAACGGTCTTCCACGGTGGCGATACGAAGCCGGCCGAAGAGTTCGAGCGTGTCGGCGAAACCTACGACATCGATGTCGGCATTCTCGCGTTCGGCACGGTCGGCCAGATTCCCGACAAGGAAACTGGCGAACCGACGCGGACGCGGTGGTACAACGACGAAAACCAGATTGTCGAGGCAGCCGCCGACCTCCAGCTCGACCGCCTCGTACCGAGCCATTGGGATATGTGGCGCGGACTGACCTCGGACCCGAAGGTGCTTCACCACCACGCCAAGAGCTTTGCTGCACCTAGTCGGCTAGAACTGGTCGAGATCGGAGACCGAATCGACCTGTAG
- a CDS encoding AAA family ATPase has product MSSTADTEDEIIVSADGVTVTKTFTADEFPVPAIRFEIESERAEPVSLRLSEDIPESFSMDRIGFHPDYDSEDWVAYQDHHVEFTKTLDPRESLVTVYGIRIDDASEAAPFLTEPSIADVELEASEPSTATEPVAGDEGDATEEIEDGETAAPEAVGDETIDGILEDDRTQVVKDMLAGETETVPGLEDESAETEVPDDPDDLGLDEETDGEDEQEAADADEALEFGEDDISDSTAEDDAADPDADTESDDEPGDGEDEGEPAEIDASQAVASPEADGSIAAQLAAEIRDGAVDDADLDALTEALEEASDGEPSGSEIARIDHLQTRVEEVAAYTAALESFLDEHGSGEQIISELQDDISRLDSDLEAVDERVGATESGLDDVEEDVEAIATDVEAVEDRAEMVDEDLATVTEDVAELSGTVGDVEAAVDEVETSVETVASSVDDVEETVSTVESDVESELESVRDSVGSVEDEISDLESTVGELEGEVESVRADVTELNEWRDQLGSMFSG; this is encoded by the coding sequence ATGAGTTCGACAGCCGACACAGAAGACGAGATCATCGTCAGCGCCGACGGAGTAACGGTCACCAAGACGTTTACGGCCGACGAGTTCCCCGTTCCGGCGATTCGCTTCGAGATCGAATCAGAGCGGGCCGAGCCGGTTTCACTGCGCCTCTCAGAAGACATCCCCGAGTCGTTCTCGATGGACCGTATCGGGTTTCATCCGGACTACGACAGCGAAGACTGGGTCGCGTACCAGGACCACCACGTCGAGTTTACCAAAACGCTCGACCCCCGTGAGTCACTCGTGACTGTCTACGGGATCCGGATCGACGACGCGTCAGAGGCTGCACCCTTCCTCACGGAGCCGTCTATCGCCGACGTCGAGTTAGAAGCCTCCGAGCCGTCCACCGCAACCGAGCCTGTCGCCGGGGACGAGGGAGACGCCACCGAGGAGATCGAGGACGGAGAGACAGCGGCTCCCGAGGCGGTCGGGGACGAGACGATCGACGGCATTCTCGAAGACGACCGAACGCAGGTTGTAAAGGACATGCTCGCCGGCGAGACCGAAACCGTTCCCGGACTCGAAGACGAGTCCGCCGAGACCGAGGTTCCAGACGACCCAGACGATCTCGGACTCGACGAGGAGACTGACGGTGAAGACGAACAGGAGGCAGCGGACGCCGACGAAGCCCTCGAGTTCGGTGAAGACGATATCTCCGACTCGACGGCGGAAGACGACGCGGCGGATCCCGACGCCGACACTGAAAGTGACGACGAGCCTGGCGACGGCGAGGACGAGGGCGAACCGGCGGAAATCGACGCTTCGCAGGCCGTTGCCAGCCCCGAGGCCGACGGCTCCATCGCCGCACAGCTCGCCGCGGAGATCCGCGACGGAGCCGTCGACGACGCGGACCTCGACGCGCTCACGGAGGCACTCGAAGAGGCGTCCGATGGAGAGCCCTCCGGCTCCGAAATTGCACGGATCGACCACCTTCAGACGCGAGTCGAAGAGGTCGCCGCCTACACAGCCGCGCTCGAATCGTTCCTCGACGAACACGGCTCCGGCGAGCAGATTATCTCGGAGCTCCAGGACGATATCAGCCGCCTCGACTCCGATCTCGAGGCAGTCGACGAGCGCGTCGGTGCGACCGAGTCCGGCCTCGATGATGTCGAGGAGGACGTGGAAGCGATCGCGACCGACGTTGAGGCCGTCGAGGACCGTGCGGAGATGGTCGACGAAGACCTCGCGACCGTTACCGAGGACGTAGCAGAGCTTTCGGGAACCGTCGGCGATGTCGAAGCGGCCGTCGACGAAGTGGAGACATCCGTCGAGACGGTGGCGTCGTCCGTCGACGATGTCGAGGAGACCGTCTCGACCGTGGAGTCGGACGTCGAGTCGGAGCTCGAGTCCGTTCGCGATTCCGTTGGTTCCGTCGAAGACGAGATCTCCGATCTCGAATCGACGGTCGGCGAGCTCGAAGGCGAGGTCGAATCGGTCCGCGCTGACGTAACCGAACTCAACGAGTGGCGCGACCAGCTCGGCTCGATGTTCTCCGGATAG
- a CDS encoding Rid family detoxifying hydrolase, producing MKRIISTDAAPAAVGAYSQAVAAGDLVFTAGQIPATPDGELLADEPIDVQTRQCLENVRNVLDAEGLKLDDLVKVTVFLADIEEFDAMNEAYATVFEAEPPARSAVEVANLPKGVGIEVEAIAVAD from the coding sequence ATGAAACGGATCATCAGCACCGACGCCGCGCCCGCCGCCGTCGGCGCGTACAGCCAGGCCGTCGCGGCCGGCGACCTCGTCTTTACGGCCGGACAGATCCCTGCGACGCCCGACGGTGAGCTGCTCGCAGACGAGCCGATCGACGTCCAGACCCGCCAGTGTCTCGAGAACGTCCGGAACGTCCTCGACGCCGAGGGACTCAAGCTGGACGACCTCGTCAAGGTGACGGTCTTTCTCGCGGACATCGAGGAGTTCGACGCGATGAACGAAGCCTACGCGACCGTTTTCGAGGCGGAGCCGCCGGCCAGAAGCGCCGTCGAGGTCGCGAACCTCCCCAAGGGGGTCGGGATCGAGGTCGAGGCGATCGCGGTCGCGGACTGA
- a CDS encoding 5'-deoxyadenosine deaminase: MILSGTVVVDADTVIEDGSVVVEGSEIVAVDEREEMRDRYPDHVEREYDLLSPGLVGGHVHSVQSLGRGIADDSELLEWLFEYVLPMEASLSAEEMSVAATLGYLEMIESGTTTCIDHLSVAHAEEAFEAAGEVGIRGLLGKVLMDQRAPEGLRESATEGLEESERLIERYHGSFGDRIRYAVTPRFAVSCTEECLRGARELADAYDGVRIHTHASENRSEIETVENDTGMSNVRWLDTVGLTGEDVVLAHCVWTDEGERQLLAETGTHVTYCSSSNMKLASGVAPIEDYLDRGVNVAIGNDGPPCNNTLDPFTEMRQGSLLQKVDRLDPTALSARTMFEMATINGAKAAGFDRLGALRPGWRADVIGLDTDATRATPIHDPISHLVFAAHGDDVSFTMVDGEILLDDGEVTTVDAPAVRREARHMAASLDLERYREERD; the protein is encoded by the coding sequence ATGATACTGTCGGGAACCGTCGTCGTCGACGCGGACACGGTCATCGAGGATGGAAGCGTCGTTGTCGAAGGATCGGAAATCGTGGCCGTCGACGAGCGCGAGGAGATGCGCGACCGCTACCCAGATCACGTCGAGCGTGAGTACGACCTGCTCAGTCCGGGACTCGTCGGAGGCCACGTCCATTCGGTCCAGAGCCTGGGCCGTGGGATCGCCGACGACTCGGAGTTGCTCGAGTGGCTGTTCGAGTACGTGTTACCGATGGAAGCGTCGCTGTCGGCCGAGGAGATGTCGGTCGCCGCGACGCTCGGCTACCTGGAGATGATAGAAAGCGGGACGACGACCTGCATCGACCACCTCTCGGTCGCACACGCTGAGGAAGCGTTCGAGGCCGCCGGCGAGGTCGGGATCCGCGGGCTTCTAGGGAAGGTGTTGATGGATCAGCGCGCACCCGAGGGGCTACGCGAGAGCGCCACGGAGGGGCTCGAGGAGAGCGAGCGCCTGATCGAGCGGTACCACGGGTCGTTCGGCGACCGGATCAGATACGCCGTGACGCCGCGGTTTGCAGTCTCCTGTACGGAAGAGTGCCTCCGTGGCGCCCGCGAACTGGCCGACGCCTACGACGGCGTACGGATTCACACGCACGCGAGCGAGAACCGTTCGGAGATCGAGACCGTCGAGAACGACACGGGGATGTCAAACGTCCGCTGGCTCGACACCGTCGGTCTCACCGGCGAGGACGTCGTCCTCGCCCACTGCGTCTGGACCGACGAGGGAGAGCGCCAGCTACTCGCCGAGACGGGGACCCACGTCACCTACTGTTCGTCCTCGAATATGAAGCTGGCCAGCGGCGTCGCGCCGATCGAAGACTACCTCGACCGCGGAGTGAACGTCGCGATCGGCAACGACGGCCCACCGTGTAACAACACCCTCGACCCGTTTACCGAGATGCGCCAGGGAAGTCTCCTTCAGAAGGTAGACCGACTCGATCCGACCGCGCTCTCGGCCCGGACAATGTTCGAGATGGCGACCATAAACGGCGCGAAAGCGGCGGGCTTTGACCGACTCGGGGCGCTGCGCCCGGGTTGGCGAGCCGACGTGATCGGCCTCGACACGGATGCCACGCGGGCGACGCCGATCCACGATCCGATCTCTCACCTCGTCTTTGCTGCCCACGGCGACGACGTCTCGTTTACCATGGTCGACGGCGAGATCCTCCTCGACGACGGTGAGGTAACGACCGTCGACGCCCCAGCGGTCCGCCGGGAGGCGAGGCACATGGCGGCGTCGCTCGATCTGGAGAGGTATCGTGAGGAACGCGACTGA
- a CDS encoding tyrosine-type recombinase/integrase, which produces MSQQSTDPVAYFLQDIEHHGRNERTTGAYERVLNQYREFLVERFGKAPTEAEYRDCMAWVHELRSNHAESTVATYASYLNRFYSYLERVGHTDSNPMTVVLEEMNESIESNPTRRDVTLPEMRSFVGGIRHPLHRAVVMTLLKTGIRSGELCNLDLVDLNVDHEAQHWRPRAHISGRPDSIYISTEHSYGSESGGETRTASNKRKRETVVPIDAELQRALVRWLAIRPDTQSRADPLFLGTVDRWGQRLTPTVVHHIVEDYARERGWYRTGGGASENVTPHYFRHFFTTHLRDRTGDRGVVQYLRGDVASDVIDTYTHDWGDRVRETYLEHIYRLAEDPPQTTPI; this is translated from the coding sequence ATGAGCCAGCAGTCGACGGATCCCGTGGCGTACTTCCTCCAGGACATCGAGCATCACGGCCGAAACGAACGGACGACGGGGGCCTACGAGCGCGTTCTGAATCAGTATCGTGAGTTCCTCGTAGAACGCTTCGGAAAGGCGCCGACGGAGGCTGAGTATCGCGACTGCATGGCGTGGGTCCACGAGCTGCGCTCGAACCACGCAGAGAGCACGGTGGCGACCTACGCCTCCTACCTCAACCGGTTTTACAGTTATCTCGAACGCGTGGGTCACACGGATTCGAATCCGATGACGGTCGTGTTAGAGGAGATGAACGAATCGATCGAGTCGAATCCGACGCGACGCGACGTGACGCTGCCGGAGATGCGGTCGTTCGTCGGCGGGATTCGCCACCCGCTTCACCGAGCAGTTGTGATGACGTTGCTGAAGACGGGAATACGGTCTGGCGAACTCTGTAACCTCGATCTCGTGGATCTCAACGTCGATCACGAGGCCCAACACTGGCGCCCGAGAGCCCACATTTCGGGGCGACCAGACTCGATCTACATCTCGACAGAACACAGCTACGGTAGCGAATCCGGCGGCGAAACGCGGACCGCTTCGAACAAGCGAAAGCGTGAGACCGTCGTCCCAATCGATGCAGAGCTACAGAGGGCGCTCGTGCGGTGGCTGGCGATCCGACCCGACACTCAATCACGGGCCGATCCGCTCTTTCTCGGAACTGTCGACCGGTGGGGACAGCGGCTGACGCCCACCGTCGTCCACCACATCGTCGAGGACTACGCTCGCGAACGTGGCTGGTATCGAACCGGCGGCGGTGCCTCCGAGAACGTCACACCCCACTACTTCCGGCACTTCTTCACGACGCACCTGCGGGATCGAACCGGTGATCGGGGCGTCGTCCAGTACCTACGCGGTGACGTCGCAAGCGACGTGATCGACACCTACACCCACGACTGGGGCGATCGCGTCCGGGAGACGTACCTCGAGCATATCTACCGGCTTGCAGAGGACCCGCCGCAGACCACTCCGATATGA
- a CDS encoding DUF5805 domain-containing protein, which translates to MTDDERVAVKTYVPRYQKEAWSEHADTLEMSQSEFVRTMVQAGRRDFEIPSDGDSGEEATAAADSDDAFGDRILAALDRNGALGWDELVEALVDDVEADLDRELERLQDENVIRYSGREGGYVLRVQREGEVA; encoded by the coding sequence ATGACGGATGACGAGAGAGTCGCGGTGAAGACGTACGTTCCCCGGTACCAGAAGGAGGCGTGGAGTGAGCACGCCGACACCCTCGAGATGAGTCAGAGCGAGTTTGTCCGCACGATGGTCCAGGCGGGTCGGCGGGATTTCGAAATCCCAAGCGATGGCGACTCTGGCGAGGAGGCGACTGCAGCGGCCGACTCGGATGACGCGTTTGGCGATCGAATCCTCGCCGCGCTCGATCGAAACGGTGCACTCGGGTGGGACGAACTCGTCGAGGCACTCGTCGACGACGTCGAGGCGGATCTCGACCGCGAGTTAGAACGGTTGCAGGACGAGAACGTGATCCGCTATAGCGGTCGGGAGGGTGGCTACGTCCTTCGAGTGCAACGCGAGGGGGAGGTCGCATGA
- a CDS encoding ATP-binding protein, whose translation MAADFSLQWTLHTPILAASFLICVGVAIAGLQYREQPATTPFVVLLAGCAFYAGTTALEYTVTGLEASLFLWQLQYLGWVVIPPAMLVFVLRYSGRDELVTAPLLAALSIVPTVTLSLALTPLAPELVVENVQMVGGDGAVFLGYDVGPWYVVDRLYSLAVILFGFGLLIRTYLQTTAGQRAQVGALVAGLAPYVTLVPLYYYIESGLFAFGVVYRPEPFLFAVSGVVFAWALVRYDVLAAVPVPFALLIETTPNGVLVLDRERRVAEHNQVACEYLELTEPIVGNRLRTLSDPAERVDAIVAEETDAELQIGSQVYAVSTTPLVGQRDVEYGSHVVIQDVTKRVEYDRLLERHNEQLETLNQMLRHDIRNDAMVAVGWSDVLDERIEETPLEEDVSPLLQHISEAVEHIADLTEIASELSQPLEEPGAGAERSIPLRQVLEREVEKAAKTYPQAEFELRDPPAVDVAADRALSSAVGNLLRNAVVHNDTEVPQIDISVETVDGCARVHVADNGPGVPDEMRARLFDRGIKGEESNGSGLGLHLVQTFVRWYGGSVEVTDNEPEGAVFTIELPLVE comes from the coding sequence ATGGCCGCCGATTTCTCGCTTCAGTGGACGCTGCACACGCCGATACTCGCGGCATCGTTCCTGATCTGTGTCGGTGTCGCAATCGCCGGCCTGCAGTACCGAGAGCAGCCGGCCACAACTCCGTTCGTCGTTCTGCTGGCTGGGTGTGCGTTCTACGCTGGAACGACCGCACTCGAGTACACAGTGACCGGTCTGGAAGCGAGCCTGTTCCTGTGGCAGCTACAGTATCTCGGCTGGGTGGTTATTCCGCCAGCGATGCTCGTGTTCGTACTCAGGTACAGCGGCCGAGACGAACTGGTGACCGCGCCGCTGCTTGCGGCCCTGTCGATCGTACCGACGGTAACGCTCTCCCTCGCGCTCACCCCGCTGGCTCCCGAACTCGTCGTTGAAAACGTACAGATGGTCGGCGGAGATGGGGCGGTGTTCCTAGGCTACGACGTCGGACCCTGGTACGTCGTCGACAGGCTGTACAGTCTGGCAGTCATCCTGTTCGGCTTCGGCCTGCTGATTCGAACGTATCTCCAGACCACGGCGGGACAGCGCGCCCAGGTCGGCGCGCTGGTGGCCGGTTTGGCCCCCTACGTGACCCTCGTTCCGCTGTACTACTACATCGAATCGGGCCTGTTCGCGTTTGGCGTCGTATACCGACCCGAACCGTTTCTGTTCGCCGTCTCCGGTGTAGTGTTCGCGTGGGCGTTGGTTCGATACGACGTTCTGGCGGCCGTTCCCGTTCCGTTCGCCCTCTTGATCGAGACGACGCCAAACGGCGTTCTCGTCCTCGACAGGGAGCGCCGCGTCGCCGAGCACAATCAGGTCGCCTGCGAGTACCTCGAGCTGACCGAGCCGATCGTCGGAAACCGACTGCGGACGCTCTCCGATCCCGCCGAGCGCGTCGATGCGATCGTCGCCGAAGAGACGGACGCAGAGTTACAGATCGGATCCCAGGTGTACGCCGTCTCGACGACACCACTGGTCGGTCAGCGAGACGTCGAGTACGGTTCCCACGTCGTGATCCAGGACGTGACCAAACGCGTCGAGTACGACCGGCTCCTCGAACGACACAACGAACAACTCGAGACGCTAAATCAGATGCTCCGCCACGACATCCGAAACGACGCGATGGTCGCCGTCGGTTGGAGCGACGTCCTCGACGAGAGGATCGAGGAGACACCGCTTGAAGAGGACGTCTCGCCCCTGCTCCAACACATCTCCGAGGCCGTCGAACACATTGCAGATCTCACCGAGATCGCCTCGGAACTCTCACAACCGCTGGAAGAACCGGGAGCGGGCGCCGAGCGGTCGATTCCGCTTCGGCAAGTCCTCGAGCGTGAAGTCGAGAAGGCCGCCAAGACGTATCCTCAGGCCGAGTTCGAACTCCGCGACCCGCCGGCAGTCGACGTTGCTGCCGATCGGGCGCTGTCGTCCGCGGTCGGTAACTTGCTTCGAAATGCCGTCGTGCACAACGATACGGAAGTTCCACAGATCGACATCTCCGTCGAGACCGTCGACGGGTGCGCCCGTGTACACGTTGCGGACAACGGCCCCGGAGTTCCCGACGAGATGCGAGCCCGACTCTTCGATCGCGGCATCAAAGGCGAGGAGAGCAACGGCAGTGGGCTCGGCTTACATCTCGTTCAGACGTTCGTTCGATGGTACGGAGGGTCAGTCGAAGTGACCGACAACGAGCCGGAGGGAGCTGTCTTTACGATCGAACTCCCTCTCGTGGAGTAG
- a CDS encoding transcriptional regulator, whose product MHTCRDCNRSFSTELDLELHRDTCERAELFCGVCGNRFREVDATRDGWHYTCPADDCDAEGIENDLGRVEELRPASR is encoded by the coding sequence ATGCACACCTGCCGTGACTGCAATCGATCGTTTTCTACCGAACTCGATCTCGAACTCCACCGCGATACCTGCGAGCGTGCGGAACTCTTCTGTGGCGTCTGTGGGAACCGATTCCGCGAGGTCGACGCGACGCGAGACGGCTGGCACTACACGTGTCCAGCTGACGACTGCGACGCGGAGGGGATCGAGAACGATCTCGGCCGGGTCGAGGAGCTGCGACCGGCCTCGCGCTGA